The Arachis ipaensis cultivar K30076 chromosome B07, Araip1.1, whole genome shotgun sequence genome includes a window with the following:
- the LOC107609049 gene encoding thylakoid lumenal 29 kDa protein, chloroplastic isoform X1, with product MGVSFLSTLPSLLPLAHDSPPTTTTTTIRHHPRLVTICGYNKIKASYHVIDEGHFSLKRRDILKSLGMTIGLELIGSSGSLVGTANAADLIQRRQRSEFQSKIKGTLFTAIKGNPDLVPSLLTLALNDAVTYDKATKSGGPNGSIRFSSEISRPENRRLSGALSLIEEAKKEIDSYSKAGPISYADLIHYAAQSAVKSTFIAAAIRKCGGNEEKGNLLYTAYGSNGQWGLFDKQFGREDAQEPDPEGRVPLWEKASVQEMKDKFSAVGLGPRQLAVLSAFLGPDQAATEAKLASDKDVAPWVDKYQRSRETVSQTDYEVDLITTFTKLSTLGQQINYEAYTYAPPKIDITKLKL from the exons ATGGGTGTCTCTTTCCTTTCAActcttccttctcttcttccACTTGCTCATGATTCACCAcctactaccaccaccaccaccatcagaCACCACCCTCGTTTA GTAACAATTTGTGGTTATAATAAAATCAAAGCCAGTTATCATGTTATTGACGAAGGACATTTCAGTTTGAAAAGAAGAGACATTCTTAAATCCCTTGGGATGACTATTGGCTTG GAATTGATAGGAAGCTCTGGATCCCTTGTTGGAACTGCTAATGCCGCTGATTTGATACAGCGCAGACAGCGTTCTGAATTCCAGT CGAAGATTAAGGGAACTCTTTTTACAGCCATAAAG GGAAATCCTGATCTAGTTCCATCCTTGCTAACACTGGCTTTAAATGATGCTGTGACCTATGATAAg GCAACAAAATCGGGTGGCCCGAATGGCTCTATACGATTcag CTCAGAAATAAGTAGACCTGAAAATAGGAGACTATCTGGTGCCTTGAGTTTAATAGAGGAAGCAAAAAAGGAGATAGATTCATATTCAAAAGCTGGACCCATATCATATGCAGATCTAATCCACTATGCAG CACAAAGTGCTGTTAAGTCTACATTTATAGCTGCTGCGATTCGAAAATGTGGTGGAAATGAGGAGAAAGGGAATTTACTGTACACTGCATATGGATCAAATGGGCAG TGGGGACTGTTCGACAAGCAATTTGGTAGGGAAGATGCTCAAGAGCCGGATCCAGAGGGGAGAGTTCCCTTATGGGAGAAAGCAAGTGTTCAGGAAATGAAAGACAAGTTTTCTGCTGTAGGCCTTGGTCCTCGCCAG CTGGCTGTTCTTTCTGCATTCTTAGGCCCTGATCAGGCTGCGACAGAGGCCAAATTGGCCTCCGATAAAGACGTTGCTCCATGGGTTGATAAATACCAACGGAGCCGCGAAACAGTCTCGCAGACTGATTATGAG GTTGATCTGATTACCACTTTCACAAAATTGAGTACATTGGGCCAACAAATCAACTACGAGGCATATACATATGCTCCTCCAAAGATCGACATTACCAAACTCAAATTGTAG
- the LOC107609049 gene encoding thylakoid lumenal 29 kDa protein, chloroplastic isoform X2 — translation MGVSFLSTLPSLLPLAHDSPPTTTTTTIRHHPRLELIGSSGSLVGTANAADLIQRRQRSEFQSKIKGTLFTAIKGNPDLVPSLLTLALNDAVTYDKATKSGGPNGSIRFSSEISRPENRRLSGALSLIEEAKKEIDSYSKAGPISYADLIHYAAQSAVKSTFIAAAIRKCGGNEEKGNLLYTAYGSNGQWGLFDKQFGREDAQEPDPEGRVPLWEKASVQEMKDKFSAVGLGPRQLAVLSAFLGPDQAATEAKLASDKDVAPWVDKYQRSRETVSQTDYEVDLITTFTKLSTLGQQINYEAYTYAPPKIDITKLKL, via the exons ATGGGTGTCTCTTTCCTTTCAActcttccttctcttcttccACTTGCTCATGATTCACCAcctactaccaccaccaccaccatcagaCACCACCCTCGTTTA GAATTGATAGGAAGCTCTGGATCCCTTGTTGGAACTGCTAATGCCGCTGATTTGATACAGCGCAGACAGCGTTCTGAATTCCAGT CGAAGATTAAGGGAACTCTTTTTACAGCCATAAAG GGAAATCCTGATCTAGTTCCATCCTTGCTAACACTGGCTTTAAATGATGCTGTGACCTATGATAAg GCAACAAAATCGGGTGGCCCGAATGGCTCTATACGATTcag CTCAGAAATAAGTAGACCTGAAAATAGGAGACTATCTGGTGCCTTGAGTTTAATAGAGGAAGCAAAAAAGGAGATAGATTCATATTCAAAAGCTGGACCCATATCATATGCAGATCTAATCCACTATGCAG CACAAAGTGCTGTTAAGTCTACATTTATAGCTGCTGCGATTCGAAAATGTGGTGGAAATGAGGAGAAAGGGAATTTACTGTACACTGCATATGGATCAAATGGGCAG TGGGGACTGTTCGACAAGCAATTTGGTAGGGAAGATGCTCAAGAGCCGGATCCAGAGGGGAGAGTTCCCTTATGGGAGAAAGCAAGTGTTCAGGAAATGAAAGACAAGTTTTCTGCTGTAGGCCTTGGTCCTCGCCAG CTGGCTGTTCTTTCTGCATTCTTAGGCCCTGATCAGGCTGCGACAGAGGCCAAATTGGCCTCCGATAAAGACGTTGCTCCATGGGTTGATAAATACCAACGGAGCCGCGAAACAGTCTCGCAGACTGATTATGAG GTTGATCTGATTACCACTTTCACAAAATTGAGTACATTGGGCCAACAAATCAACTACGAGGCATATACATATGCTCCTCCAAAGATCGACATTACCAAACTCAAATTGTAG